A genome region from Marinobacter panjinensis includes the following:
- a CDS encoding fibronectin type III domain-containing protein produces the protein MQGKTLTQGTAGQVRPWKLLVLVLILLGLAGCQEDSGASRAASSQANEVSAKRLDNAITSFRDTLGQSGEDSRPTGEKTLITPPILRWDAPLTREDGSRLYSSDISGYRIYYRLRHEKGYDVIRLPGSAATEYPLEDFPPGAYEFSITTLDDNGLESRRSDTVFVDLI, from the coding sequence ATGCAAGGAAAGACACTCACCCAAGGGACTGCTGGCCAGGTGCGGCCCTGGAAATTATTAGTACTCGTACTGATCCTCCTGGGACTGGCTGGCTGCCAGGAGGACTCCGGCGCATCGCGTGCGGCATCCAGCCAGGCCAATGAGGTGTCGGCGAAACGCCTTGATAACGCCATCACTTCTTTTCGCGACACGCTGGGGCAATCGGGAGAGGATTCCCGACCTACGGGCGAAAAAACCTTGATCACACCCCCCATATTACGCTGGGATGCTCCACTGACCAGGGAAGATGGCTCCCGCCTCTATTCAAGCGATATAAGCGGCTATCGCATATACTACCGGCTGCGCCACGAAAAAGGTTATGACGTCATTCGCCTACCCGGCAGTGCTGCTACCGAATACCCGCTGGAGGATTTTCCTCCCGGAGCTTACGAGTTCAGCATCACCACGCTTGATGACAACGGCCTCGAAAGCCGGCGCTCTGACACAGTCTTTGTTGACCTGATCTGA
- a CDS encoding DUF4124 domain-containing protein, which translates to MNRLTRFSIAVSAVAALTVATIAEARMYRYTDENGQVVISNTIPQEATKRGYDILSKNGRVIETIDPEPTEEEIAARQAEEQRKAEQARQRELDRKLLERFSHPDEAVRAMHRKIRELEGLNQLKRGNISVIDSQLDSEQSRAADLERSGRDIPESTLEKLRRLEAQIRDIEREISSQNADIKALREQFEKDIERLEEITGKERTVPLDPDEAEK; encoded by the coding sequence ATGAACCGTCTGACCAGGTTTTCAATCGCTGTATCTGCCGTGGCCGCACTGACTGTTGCCACAATTGCAGAAGCCAGGATGTACCGTTACACGGATGAAAACGGCCAGGTTGTCATCAGCAACACCATTCCCCAGGAAGCCACAAAACGGGGCTACGATATTCTCAGCAAAAACGGTCGCGTTATTGAAACGATTGACCCCGAGCCCACGGAAGAGGAAATTGCCGCCAGGCAAGCGGAAGAGCAGCGCAAGGCCGAGCAGGCACGGCAGCGAGAGCTGGACCGCAAGCTTCTGGAGCGCTTCAGCCATCCGGATGAAGCTGTGCGTGCAATGCACAGAAAAATCCGCGAACTGGAGGGGCTGAACCAGCTCAAAAGAGGCAATATTTCCGTCATCGACAGCCAGCTGGACAGCGAGCAAAGTCGGGCAGCAGACCTCGAACGCTCGGGCCGCGACATTCCGGAATCAACACTTGAAAAACTCCGGCGACTGGAGGCACAGATTCGGGATATCGAACGGGAAATCAGCTCACAAAACGCCGACATCAAGGCCTTGCGGGAACAGTTTGAGAAAGATATCGAACGGCTGGAGGAAATAACCGGCAAGGAAAGAACTGTACCGCTGGATCCTGACGAGGCAGAAAAATAG